The following are encoded together in the Drosophila biarmipes strain raj3 chromosome 3L, RU_DBia_V1.1, whole genome shotgun sequence genome:
- the LOC108030163 gene encoding tRNA pseudouridine synthase-like 1 isoform X1: MHRYLLNISYIGTNFRGIQKTVNKLEQSRLDTQSIQGCLELALRVFHPINEIQTVLSSRTDAGVHALHSTVHVDLERSNGQPYDNDTLVGVLNRTFDKQRLPIRVLSSQLVADSFHCRYHATGRTYLYRFAVAKDPPTADQNLRNKAYEAFIPVEEIDRCYFLQSASFDIERVQAASRMFIGVHDFRTFMSVSRQKGPSRDHPMFTVRKVDEIDIRPGRSLALAPNASLAAEIYNYWDIEIKAKSFLYKQVRRIVGALIALGNGRIDERCLYQMLTIPSKNSWDHRVLLAPACGLYLCRVHYRETNN; encoded by the exons ATGCACAGGTATTTGTTGAACATTTCGTATATTGGCACGAATTTTCG TGGTATTCAGAAGACGGTGAATAAGTTGGAGCAGTCGCGCCTTGATACCCAGTCGATTCAGGGCTGTTTGGAGTTGGCGCTTCGGGTGTTCCATCCCATAAACGAGATACAGACCGTGCTCTCGAGTCG CACAGACGCGGGTGTTCACGCCCTTCACTCGACGGTGCACGTCGATCTGGAGCGGTCTAATGGGCAGCCCTACGACAATGACACACTAGTTGGGGTCCTTAACCGGACCTTCGACAAGCAACGTCTTCCCATCCGCGTGCTCAGCAGTCAGTTGGTGGCCGACTCCTTCCACTGCCGCTACCACGCCACTGGACGCACCTACTTGTACCGTTTTGCCGTCGCAAAAGACCCACCCACGGCAGACCAAAATCTCAGGAACAAGGCCTACGAAGCCTTCATACCCGTGGAGGAGATCGATCGCTGTTACTTTCTGCA ATCCGCAAGCTTTGACATCGAAAGAGTACAGGCTGCATCGCGCATGTTCATTGGCGTCCACGACTTTCGCACTTTTATGAGTGTCAGCCGGCAGAAAGGGCCTAGTCGGGATCACCCTATGTTCACGGTGCGCAAAGTGGACGAAATCGATATACGTCCAGGTAGATCACTTGCTTTGGCCCCGAACGCCTCTCTGGCGGCCGAAATCTACAACTACTGGGACATTGAGATCAAGGCCAAGTCGTTTCTGTACAAGCAAGTAAGGCGCATTGTCGGCGCGTTGATCGCCCTGGGCAACGGCCGCATCGACGAGCGGTGCCTCTACCAGATGCTGACCATTCCCTCGAAGAACTCGTGGGACCATCGCGTGCTCTTAGCGCCGGCCTGCGGGCTCTATCTGTGCCGCGTGCACTACCGTGAAACAAACAACTAA
- the LOC108030127 gene encoding ras association domain-containing protein 10: MPADIMTSEAAVDRLGQQSLAAPGDDDSLSSLSDNLSIWIDGEEHWISGVDAGTTCADLICALISYQRVQQDAFPEEGGLAVHLRPEPSQKHLAQSPQEFAIVQKQRHYEEYLDGSARLFDVITSRHALPKEDYQLELRHLASSARKHTPTTDKDSGMGSPVDSSRNMRFRRRGRHKVLPSTKIAENTNIKHPKKSRKLQQRNHHLTPNESLLNIILAQDETILHQMSMLHEKDRQILKIEEEKHRVRERELGKNYLLETYLKDLDEPQENGSGLEDFEEETHRLHENEKDYRTPNDGDTFNDEICLYWLEKIHALNKLLQREEELLLSMHAKVRRHQVKQAYQTKSEVLLQIDRLDTELAAQVADIHRVERKLFTANEQLKAKLGVLECLGREFETTVSGGDLGCAAAVESEETEEVQQSPPDDLHHSMKRTPILMGHPNCRATQQELVDRNLKDRLVTDKGLSKQMFNVIRSPDPPTSTVLRRKFCSAETHSEVSKTDIQHLGTLV; this comes from the exons ATGCCAGCAGACATAATGACCAGTGAGGCAGCAGTTGATAGGCTTGGGCAGCAGAGCTTGGCAGCGCCAGGAGACGACGACTCCCTGTCCTCGCTGTCCGACAACCTGTCTATTTGGATCGACGGCGAAGAGCACTGGATATCCGGCGTAGACGCCGGCACCACCTGTGCAGATCTAATCTGCGCGTTGATCAGCTACCAACGCGTACAACAAGATGCGTTTCCTGAGGAAGGCGGTCTCGCTGTTCATCTGAGGCCAGAGCCCAGCCAAAAACATCTCGCCCAGAGTCCACAGGAGTTTGCTATCGTGCAAAAACAGCGGCACTACGAGGAGTACTTAGACGGTAGTGCCAGGCTCTTTGATGTAATCACCAGCCGTCACGCATTACCGAAGGAGGAT TACCAACTTGAGCTTCGCCATTTGGCCTCTTCGGCCCGCAAGCACACGCCGACAACGGATAAGGACAGTGGGATGGGCAGTCCAGTGGACAGTTCGCGGAACATGCGCTTCCGTCGGCGGGGCCGGCACAAGGTGCTGCCGTCTACTAAGATCGCGGAAAACACCAACATTAAGCATCCAAAGAAGAGCCGGAAACTACAGCAGAGGAACCACCATTTGACCCCGAACGAGAGTCTGCTGAACATTATCCTGGCCCAAGATGAGACCATACTCCACCAGATGTCCATGTTGCA TGAGAAGGACAGACAGATTCTGAAaatcgaggaggagaagcACCGGGTGCGGGAACGAGAGTTGGGTAAAAACTACCTGCTTGAGACATATCTGAAGGACTTGGACGAGCCCCAGGAAAACGGGTCAGGCCTTGAAGACTTCGAAGAGGAAACACATAGATTACACGAGAATG AAAAGGACTACCGAACGCCAAACGATGGAGACACTTTCAACGACGAGATTTGCCTTTACTGGCTGGAAAAAATTCACGCGCTAAACAAGCTACTGCAGCGGGAGGAGGAGCTGTTGCTCAGCATGCACGCCAAGGTGCGTAGGCACCAGGTGAAGCAGGCCTACCAAACGAAGAGCGAAGTGCTACTGCAAATCGATAGACTCGATACAGAGCTAGCGGCTCAGGTGGCGGATATCCACCGAGTGGAACGGAAGCTTTTCACGGCCAATGAACAGCTAAAAGCGAAGCTGGGTGTGCTCGAATGTTTGGGTCGCGAATTCGAGACAACGGTATCTGGAGGCGATCTAGGATGCGCTGCCGCGGTTGAAAGCGAAGAAACTGAAGAAGTACAACAAAGCCCACCAGATGATCTCCACCACTCTATGAAGCGGACGCCAATTTTAATGGGCCACCCCAATTGCCGCGCGACGCAACAAGAACTGGTGGACAGGAACCTGAAGGATCGACTTGTGACCGACAAGGGATTATCAAAGCAAATGTTCAACGTGATCAGATCCCCAGATCCTCCTACCTCAACCGTCCTTCGGAGAAAATTTTGTTCCGCAGAAACACATTCGGAGGTTTCGAAAACGGACATCCAACACCTGGGCACCCTCGTGTAA
- the LOC108030151 gene encoding mitochondrial carrier homolog 2 encodes MAGFPEYARGEETEVNGWIRFGLRLGVSAALHPFEYSKTLIQLGYEPIAAMPGKSLLGKPIMKLPNIFQYAGHIRRVDGLYGCYRGLAPKLVGSLVAMVVSERVVDKLGLEQPEEIKDDSQISEEEMYVQFKSSLKRDIVLTVSGIVASHPFHVISLRMMAQFVGRETLYTSIVGSVAEIWKTEGIAGFFAGLVPKLLCDVACLVLSSSTIYILNKYVIKDKLGRQYNAGFTQFAVSSLLYPLQVVSTCSAVSGSRLMAGQPPIMPAYKNWVDCWNDLQVRGELKRGSSLFWRSQAISSTVIPTSFAPLPKLARYQ; translated from the exons ATGGCCGGCTTCCCCGAGTACGCCCGAGGCGAGGAGACGGAGGTCAATGGCTGGATCCGCTTCGGGCTGCGGTTAGGCGTCAGCGCCGCCCTGCATCCGTTCGAGTACTCCAAGACGCTCATCCAACTGGGCTACGAGCCCATCGCTGCGATGCCCGGCAAGTCGCTGCTAGGCAAGCCGATCATGAAGCTGCCGAACATCTTCCAGTACG CTGGCCACATACGGCGGGTTGACGGCCTCTACGGCTGCTACCGCGGTCTGGCCCCTAAACTGGTGGGCTCCCTGGTGGCCATGGTGGTGAGCGAGCGCGTGGTCGACAAACTGGGCCTGGAGCAACCGGAGGAGATCAAAGACGACTCGCAGATCAGTGAGGAGGAGAT GTACGTCCAGTTCAAGTCGAGTCTCAAGCGAGACATTGTTCTGACGGTTAGCGGAATTGTGGCCTCTCATCCGTTCCACGTGATCTCGCTGCGCATGATGGCGCAGTTCGTCGGCCGCGAAACCTTGTACACTTCCATTGTGGGTTCCGTTGCTGAGATCTGGAAGACTGAAGGAATAGCGGGCTTCTTCGCTGGCCTGGTGCCAAAGCTGCTGTGCGATGTGGCCTGTCTTGTGCTGAGCAGCTCTACCATCTACATCCTGAACAAATACGTCATCAAGGACAAGTTGGGCAGGCAGTACAACGCTGGCTTTACACAGTTTGCTGTTTCCAGCCTGCTGTATCCACTGCAGGTGGTCTCTACCTGCTCGGCGGTAAGTGGCTCGCGCCTGATGGCAGGACAACCGCCTATTATGCCGGCCTACAAGAACTGGGTGGACTGTTGGAACGACTTGCAAGTTCGCGGGGAGCTTAAGCGAGGAAGCTCTCTCTTCTGGCG GTCCCAAGCCATCAGCTCTACGGTTATACCTACCTCCTTTGCGCCCCTGCCCAAGCTGGCGCGTTATCAATAG
- the LOC108030163 gene encoding tRNA pseudouridine synthase-like 1 isoform X2 encodes MHSGIQKTVNKLEQSRLDTQSIQGCLELALRVFHPINEIQTVLSSRTDAGVHALHSTVHVDLERSNGQPYDNDTLVGVLNRTFDKQRLPIRVLSSQLVADSFHCRYHATGRTYLYRFAVAKDPPTADQNLRNKAYEAFIPVEEIDRCYFLQSASFDIERVQAASRMFIGVHDFRTFMSVSRQKGPSRDHPMFTVRKVDEIDIRPGRSLALAPNASLAAEIYNYWDIEIKAKSFLYKQVRRIVGALIALGNGRIDERCLYQMLTIPSKNSWDHRVLLAPACGLYLCRVHYRETNN; translated from the exons ATGCACAG TGGTATTCAGAAGACGGTGAATAAGTTGGAGCAGTCGCGCCTTGATACCCAGTCGATTCAGGGCTGTTTGGAGTTGGCGCTTCGGGTGTTCCATCCCATAAACGAGATACAGACCGTGCTCTCGAGTCG CACAGACGCGGGTGTTCACGCCCTTCACTCGACGGTGCACGTCGATCTGGAGCGGTCTAATGGGCAGCCCTACGACAATGACACACTAGTTGGGGTCCTTAACCGGACCTTCGACAAGCAACGTCTTCCCATCCGCGTGCTCAGCAGTCAGTTGGTGGCCGACTCCTTCCACTGCCGCTACCACGCCACTGGACGCACCTACTTGTACCGTTTTGCCGTCGCAAAAGACCCACCCACGGCAGACCAAAATCTCAGGAACAAGGCCTACGAAGCCTTCATACCCGTGGAGGAGATCGATCGCTGTTACTTTCTGCA ATCCGCAAGCTTTGACATCGAAAGAGTACAGGCTGCATCGCGCATGTTCATTGGCGTCCACGACTTTCGCACTTTTATGAGTGTCAGCCGGCAGAAAGGGCCTAGTCGGGATCACCCTATGTTCACGGTGCGCAAAGTGGACGAAATCGATATACGTCCAGGTAGATCACTTGCTTTGGCCCCGAACGCCTCTCTGGCGGCCGAAATCTACAACTACTGGGACATTGAGATCAAGGCCAAGTCGTTTCTGTACAAGCAAGTAAGGCGCATTGTCGGCGCGTTGATCGCCCTGGGCAACGGCCGCATCGACGAGCGGTGCCTCTACCAGATGCTGACCATTCCCTCGAAGAACTCGTGGGACCATCGCGTGCTCTTAGCGCCGGCCTGCGGGCTCTATCTGTGCCGCGTGCACTACCGTGAAACAAACAACTAA
- the LOC108030166 gene encoding dual specificity protein phosphatase 19, translating into MILLYELQKRLANLRPTTTVVTTPTGARFIERRSSGSEDVTSSSQQMEPRQYGFVVDTKPDAVPACILSDFLYLGSQDAVCAENVVKYRITHILSIGIQTPDVEWPTPVKCKYLPCLDLPETDLTHYVLPVSLDFIDEARRSQGCVLVHCNAGVSRSASVVIGYLMHRRDMSYEDAYNLVKSWRPSIQPNAGFMQQLKVSAKT; encoded by the coding sequence ATGATACTGCTGTACGAGCTGCAAAAGCGGCTGGCCAACTTAAGACCAACCACTACAGTCGTGACCACTCCCACCGGCGCACGCTTTATTGAGCGGAGGTCCTCCGGCAGCGAGGATGTCACATCCTCCTCGCAGCAGATGGAGCCGCGTCAATACGGTTTTGTAGTGGATACGAAGCCCGACGCTGTGCCCGCCTGCATTCTGAGCGACTTTCTGTACCTGGGTTCCCAGGACGCAGTCTGCGCGGAAAATGTTGTGAAGTACAGGATAACTCATATTCTAAGCATCGGCATACAGACGCCGGATGTGGAGTGGCCGACTCCAGTGAAATGTAAGTACTTGCCCTGCTTGGATTTGCCGGAAACCGACCTGACGCACTACGTCTTGCCCGTGTCCCTTGATTTTATCGACGAGGCCCGCCGGTCGCAGGGTTGCGTGCTCGTGCACTGCAACGCCGGCGTTTCGCGGTCCGCCTCAGTGGTCATCGGCTATTTAATGCATCGCCGGGACATGAGCTACGAGGATGCGTACAATCTGGTTAAATCTTGGAGGCCAAGCATTCAGCCCAATGCGGGATTCATGCAGCAGCTAAAGGTCTCCGCTAAAACCTAG